One Cydia pomonella isolate Wapato2018A chromosome 15, ilCydPomo1, whole genome shotgun sequence DNA window includes the following coding sequences:
- the LOC133525732 gene encoding uncharacterized protein LOC133525732 has protein sequence MPPNVTDPPIYHDPQIVFNETEKNHQPPTPSSAAKDVYNLNIFQSSLNQLAHILIGMTVGVILLFALRNGLPVGATPQHIILCVLGYHLLMAQAILSLSPHNGWSSRLKLVHKRRAHWILQVLGSGLALAGCFIKILDKSVHWETLHGRFALVSMVFTSVSMVNGLVSLYANELRGLRLLPSLSKLTHICFGIVGFSAASITLCYGLDKAFFRSWASDNFTTAIIVFVATFTTIIIINPFITFFNKSRILFRNN, from the exons ATGCCGCCGAACGTAACCGATCCGCCTATTTACCATGACCCTCAGATTGTATTTAATGAGACAGAGAAAAACCATCAACCTCCGACACCTTCATCGGCAGCTAAAGATGTCTACAATCTGAATATTTTTCAATCCTCATTGAATCAGCTTGCTCATATCCTAATAGGGATGACAGTAGGAGTAATATTGCTCTTCGCGCTTCGTAACGGTCTTCCAGTTGGTGCTACGCCGCAACACATCATTTTGTGCGTCCTTGGG TACCATCTACTAATGGCCCAAGCTATCCTCAGCCTGAGCCCCCACAACGGATGGTCGTCGCGACTGAAGCTGGTACACAAGCGCCGTGCCCACTGGATCCTGCAGGTGCTCGGCTCTGGCCTGGCCCTGGCTGGCTGTTTCATCAAGATCCTTGACAAGAGTGTTCATTGGGAAACTTTACATGGACGGTTTG CACTGGTTTCCATGGTATTCACATCAGTGTCAATGGTTAACGGGCTCGTGTCTCTCTATGCCAACGAGCTCAGAGGGCTCCGTCTGCTGCCCAGCCTCTCCAAGCTTACCCACATCTGTTTCGGCATCGTGGGCTTCTCCGCCGCTTCCATCACCCTCTGCTACGGCTTGGACAAGGCCTTTTTTAGAAGCTGGGCCTCTGACAACTTTACCACGGCAATAATCGTCTTTGTTGCTACCTTCACCACTATTATCATTATCAACCCATTCATCACCTTCTTTAACAAAAGTCGtatattatttagaaataaCTAA
- the LOC133525733 gene encoding uncharacterized protein LOC133525733, whose amino-acid sequence MPPNVIDVPFQQDPEKVYNQAELDKPSASQSAVSQDNYYLNIIQSTLNLLAHISVGVTVGVSLLFALRNGLPIGATPQHVILCVLGYQLLMAEAILSLSPHNGWSSRLKFVDKRRAHWILQLLGSGLALAGCFIKILDKSVHWNTLHGQFALVSMVFTTVSLVNGLTSLYAYELSKFRLSPSLSKLTHICFGTVGFVAASISLCYGFDKNQFRNWASGNFTTAMISFVSALTIIIIINPFITFFNRSRGLFKNN is encoded by the exons ATGCCTCCGAACGTAATTGATGTACCTTTTCAACAAGATCCTGAGAAAGTTTATAATCAAGCCGAGCTTGACAAACCATCTGCTTCTCAGTCCGCAGTATCTCaggataattattatttaaacattatacaATCCACTTTGAATCTGCTGGCACACATCTCTGTTGGAGTCACCGTAGGAGTTAGCTTACTGTTCGCGCTTCGTAATGGTCTTCCGATTGGTGCAACGCCGCAACATGTTATTTTGTGTGTTCTGGGG TATCAACTATTGATGGCCGAAGCGATTCTCAGTCTGAGCCCCCATAATGGCTGGTCGTCAAGGCtcaaatttgtagacaagagacGTGCCCACTGGATCCTGCAGCTCCTCGGGTCTGGACTGGCTTTGGCCGGTTGCTTCATTAAGATCCTCGACAAGAGTGTCCATTGGAATACTTTACATGGACAGTTTG CACTGGTGTCCATGGTGTTTACAACAGTGTCACTGGTAAACGGTCTGACGTCGCTCTACGCTTATGAGCTCAGCAAGTTCCGCTTGTCACCCAGCCTCTCGAAGCTCACCCACATCTGCTTCGGCACCGTGGGTTTCGTCGCTGCTTCCATCTCCCTCTGTTACGGATTCGACAAGAACCAGTTCAGGAACTGGGCATCTGGCAACTTTACCACGGCAATGATCAGTTTTGTTTCTGCCTTAACcattattatcatcatcaaCCCGTTCATTACCTTCTTTAATAGAAGTCGaggattatttaaaaataattaa